The proteins below are encoded in one region of Nitrospira sp.:
- a CDS encoding UDP-N-acetylglucosamine 2-epimerase (non-hydrolyzing), whose product MHRTNKILCVVGTRPEAIKMAPVILALQRHTEFSVRILATAQHRSMLDQVLEMFQIQPDIDLNVMRDNQRLPDLTARLITAMDGVLTDEQPAAVLAQGDTTTAMVTALVSFYQRIPFGHVEAGLRTGDLSYPFPEEMNRVVAGRLAHWHFAPTDTARRNLLAEGIGAGKIFVTGNTVIDALLDVAKRCNDQAPAVRSGARLVLVTAHRRENFGEPFAAICRAIRYLADTRDDVEFLYPVHPNPNISNVATTLLANHPRIRLCEPLDYVPFVAAMKTAHFILSDSGGVQEEAPALGKPVLVLRRETERPEAVEQGVVKLVGPDFAAIVRESLQLLDNEQAYRSMSRGVSPYGDGHAAPRIAEILMKELTAREEP is encoded by the coding sequence ATGCATCGAACCAACAAGATCCTGTGTGTCGTCGGAACGCGGCCGGAGGCCATTAAGATGGCTCCGGTCATCCTCGCACTCCAGCGCCATACGGAGTTCTCCGTGAGGATTCTGGCGACCGCGCAGCATCGCTCGATGCTCGATCAGGTGCTCGAGATGTTTCAGATTCAGCCAGATATTGATCTAAACGTGATGCGGGACAACCAGCGGTTGCCGGACTTGACTGCTCGACTGATCACGGCTATGGACGGCGTCCTGACAGACGAGCAGCCTGCCGCTGTCCTGGCACAGGGGGATACCACGACGGCGATGGTCACCGCGCTCGTATCCTTCTATCAGCGAATTCCATTCGGCCACGTGGAAGCGGGGTTGCGTACCGGCGACCTGTCCTATCCTTTTCCGGAGGAAATGAACCGGGTCGTGGCGGGTCGGTTGGCTCACTGGCATTTTGCGCCGACCGATACGGCAAGACGTAATCTCCTTGCAGAGGGAATCGGCGCCGGAAAAATTTTTGTCACGGGGAATACCGTCATCGACGCCCTTCTCGACGTTGCCAAGCGGTGTAATGACCAGGCTCCGGCCGTACGATCAGGGGCACGTCTCGTCCTGGTGACGGCCCACAGGCGGGAAAACTTTGGGGAGCCGTTTGCGGCAATTTGTCGAGCCATCAGGTATTTGGCAGATACGCGCGACGATGTGGAGTTTCTCTATCCTGTTCACCCCAATCCCAATATTTCGAATGTTGCGACCACGCTGCTCGCGAACCATCCTCGAATTCGTCTCTGTGAACCACTGGACTACGTGCCATTCGTGGCAGCGATGAAAACAGCCCATTTTATTCTTTCCGATTCCGGCGGTGTACAGGAAGAGGCACCTGCCTTGGGTAAGCCGGTTCTGGTGCTGCGACGAGAAACCGAGCGGCCTGAGGCCGTGGAGCAAGGGGTGGTCAAATTGGTGGGACCTGACTTCGCCGCGATCGTACGCGAGTCGTTGCAGTTGTTGGACAACGAGCAGGCCTATCGGTCCATGTCACGCGGGGTCTCTCCATATGGGGACGGGCATGCGGCCCCACGGATTGCCGAGATCTTGATGAAGGAGTTGACTGCTCGTGAGGAGCCATAG
- a CDS encoding glycosyl transferase encodes MREDNVDLSIIIVNYNSGRDLDCCLDALAVAAVPGRHEVIVVDNASHDGSEVIAIQPHLDVAMHRNMTNIGFGAGVNLGVSLAKGRYLLILNPDVRVHRDSIATLMRYLDVHPDAGLCAPKLLNEDGSLQYSCRTFPSVGTIIFRRTVLNRWFPDAKIVRRHLMTDWDHRTTREVDWVLGAAMLLRREAFVTSTVIDERFFLYFEDVDLCRRLSLAGWRVVYHPEGVMTHSHHRASARGWMTRSRFEHLWSWVKYEWKYRVAPYFGGNAVGGLVPRMSRGLHA; translated from the coding sequence GTGCGAGAGGATAACGTGGATCTCTCCATAATAATCGTGAACTATAACAGCGGTCGCGATCTGGATTGCTGCCTTGACGCGCTGGCCGTGGCGGCCGTTCCGGGGCGTCATGAAGTCATCGTCGTCGACAACGCTTCACACGATGGGAGCGAAGTCATCGCTATCCAACCACACCTCGATGTGGCAATGCATCGTAACATGACCAATATCGGGTTTGGCGCAGGTGTCAATCTTGGGGTCAGCCTCGCCAAAGGTCGCTATCTGCTCATACTGAACCCTGATGTGCGCGTGCATCGCGATTCGATCGCCACCTTAATGCGGTACCTTGACGTGCATCCTGATGCGGGCCTATGCGCGCCAAAACTATTGAACGAAGATGGATCACTTCAATACTCCTGCCGGACCTTTCCCAGTGTCGGGACGATCATCTTTCGCCGGACTGTCCTGAACAGGTGGTTCCCCGATGCAAAAATCGTCCGTCGGCATCTCATGACGGACTGGGACCACCGGACCACCCGTGAGGTAGACTGGGTATTGGGAGCCGCCATGCTGCTTCGACGCGAAGCATTTGTGACTTCGACGGTTATCGACGAGCGCTTCTTTCTCTATTTTGAGGATGTGGATCTGTGCCGACGTCTTTCGTTGGCGGGATGGCGCGTCGTTTACCATCCCGAGGGTGTCATGACGCACTCGCATCATCGCGCGAGTGCCAGAGGTTGGATGACCCGCTCGCGCTTTGAACACCTGTGGTCCTGGGTCAAATACGAGTGGAAATACCGTGTCGCCCCGTATTTCGGCGGGAACGCGGTGGGTGGCCTGGTCCCTCGCATGAGTAGGGGACTCCATGCTTAG
- a CDS encoding sugar ABC transporter ATP-binding protein, with the protein MSSNYAIRATDISKCYHIYDKPQDRLKQGLWRGRKQFYREFWALRDVSFDVQRGETVGVIGRNGSGKSTLLQLICGTLTPSYGSVDVQGRVAALLELGAGFNPEFTGRENVYLNGAVLGLSRRDVDARLNNILSFADIGQFIDQPVKTYSSGMYMRLAFAVQVHALPDILVVDEALSVGDFVFTLKCLKRIEQLRAEGASILFVSHDIGLVQKLCDRVLYLDKGQVALFGEPSRVCSHYISSAQSDLKQPPGEAAGLFHGVGIATDEQGQGSPTAAEEAAFLAAFTGHRTGSGHAEITFVTLSTTQGGNTVFFGESVRVKMFVRIKRMVEYLCLSMYVIDESGQLLLGTSTHAEHVDFQKLSQGDTVQATFEFQNRLRDGKYGITSIASSYVSPTNTDYLDYIEPALLFQSASTAGTSRWAMYNPPFKVDCVVNGSVISS; encoded by the coding sequence ATGTCCTCTAACTATGCAATTCGTGCCACGGATATCAGCAAGTGCTATCACATCTACGACAAACCGCAGGATCGGCTCAAGCAAGGTTTGTGGCGTGGGAGAAAGCAGTTCTATCGGGAATTCTGGGCGTTACGAGACGTGTCCTTCGATGTTCAGCGAGGGGAGACCGTCGGGGTGATCGGCCGCAATGGGTCGGGCAAGTCGACCCTGCTTCAGTTGATCTGCGGTACGCTGACCCCGAGCTACGGAAGTGTGGACGTGCAGGGACGCGTGGCCGCGTTGTTGGAACTCGGGGCAGGATTCAATCCAGAATTTACAGGTCGCGAGAACGTCTATCTGAATGGGGCGGTGTTAGGGCTGAGTCGGCGGGACGTAGACGCCCGGCTCAACAATATTTTGTCGTTTGCCGACATAGGGCAATTTATCGATCAGCCGGTGAAAACCTATTCGAGCGGCATGTATATGCGCCTGGCATTTGCCGTCCAAGTCCATGCTCTGCCTGATATTCTCGTTGTCGATGAAGCACTTTCAGTGGGAGACTTTGTGTTTACTCTCAAATGCCTCAAGAGAATCGAACAGTTGCGTGCGGAAGGAGCATCGATACTTTTTGTGAGTCATGACATCGGTTTGGTGCAGAAACTCTGTGACCGGGTGCTTTATTTGGATAAGGGCCAGGTGGCCCTGTTCGGCGAGCCGAGTCGCGTCTGCAGTCATTACATCAGCTCAGCACAATCCGATCTTAAGCAGCCGCCAGGTGAAGCGGCGGGTTTGTTCCACGGTGTTGGTATCGCAACGGACGAACAGGGGCAGGGCTCTCCGACAGCAGCCGAGGAGGCTGCATTCTTGGCTGCATTTACCGGTCATCGCACGGGCAGTGGTCACGCGGAGATTACGTTTGTAACTCTCTCTACGACCCAGGGGGGGAACACGGTGTTCTTTGGAGAAAGTGTTCGTGTGAAAATGTTCGTTCGTATCAAGCGAATGGTGGAGTATCTTTGCCTGTCGATGTACGTCATCGATGAGTCTGGTCAGCTCCTCCTGGGGACCAGCACGCATGCCGAGCACGTGGATTTTCAGAAATTGAGTCAGGGCGACACGGTGCAAGCCACGTTTGAATTTCAAAATCGCCTGCGCGACGGGAAGTATGGCATCACGTCCATAGCCAGCAGTTATGTGAGCCCGACCAATACCGACTACTTGGACTACATCGAGCCCGCCCTGCTGTTCCAATCCGCCAGCACGGCGGGAACGTCTCGGTGGGCGATGTATAATCCTCCGTTCAAGGTCGATTGCGTCGTGAACGGTTCCGTGATCTCATCCTAA
- a CDS encoding methyltransferase: protein MGSEANPNQILYLRRILQLCADLSSKPLDGIRVLDLGSLEGGFAIEFAMHGAEVVAIEGRSKNCERIRFVKNLLRLSNLQILEADVRKLDSSDLGSFDIVLCLGLLYHVDKSSILEFCRLLYDLTRHLCVIDTHFAFYGNEMLGEYQGDLFWENSPDASDLQVNENNWSCLDRLPSYFFTETSLRNLISDLGFSSLYVCENPYYRIMLDRRTFIAIKGQPIELKSCHTPPLMPHPVKPYQAVVEPINSALDDSCASKRQPLLRAAKSALSRLVSSRRRLRIE, encoded by the coding sequence ATGGGAAGCGAGGCAAATCCCAATCAGATTCTTTATTTGCGTCGCATACTGCAGTTGTGTGCAGATCTGTCGAGCAAGCCATTAGATGGCATCCGAGTATTAGACCTCGGCTCGCTGGAGGGCGGGTTCGCGATCGAGTTCGCAATGCATGGCGCGGAAGTTGTTGCCATTGAGGGGCGCTCTAAAAATTGCGAGCGCATTAGATTCGTCAAAAATCTATTGAGGCTGTCGAATCTTCAGATATTAGAGGCTGATGTTCGTAAGCTGGATTCCTCCGACCTCGGGAGTTTTGATATCGTGCTTTGCCTAGGCCTCTTGTATCATGTCGATAAATCGTCGATCCTAGAATTTTGTCGCCTCTTATATGATTTGACGCGACATTTATGCGTCATTGATACACATTTCGCCTTTTATGGAAACGAAATGCTAGGAGAGTACCAAGGAGATTTGTTTTGGGAAAATTCGCCGGATGCTTCTGACCTGCAAGTGAACGAAAATAACTGGTCGTGCCTGGACCGGTTGCCATCCTATTTCTTTACCGAGACCTCGCTCAGAAATCTCATCAGTGATCTCGGATTTTCATCGCTCTATGTCTGTGAGAATCCCTACTATCGGATCATGTTGGATCGGCGCACGTTCATCGCCATTAAGGGGCAGCCTATAGAGCTGAAATCCTGTCATACTCCCCCACTAATGCCCCATCCCGTTAAGCCGTATCAAGCGGTTGTAGAACCTATAAATTCAGCATTGGATGATAGCTGCGCGTCGAAACGTCAGCCTCTTCTAAGGGCAGCCAAATCGGCTTTAAGCCGTTTGGTGTCAAGCCGACGTCGCCTCCGGATTGAGTAG
- the cpsB gene encoding mannose-1-phosphate guanylyltransferase/mannose-6-phosphate isomerase: protein MPQPSKIFAVILAGGSGTRFWPLSRHLYPKQLLRILGHETMIQQTMRRVVGCVPPIQVLISTNPQQADSIRVQLSDWKEDLQHNFVVEPEGRNTAPAIGLAALDIIRRDPDGIMLVLPADHVVKRESRFQAAVTLGAKLAGAGHLVTFGIKPIRPETGYGYIQANEKRVLARHGKLYGHPVARFVEKPNAAKAAQYVKAGNVYWNSGMFVWRAATILEEIGRYQPALGAGLRKIKALLDSGASQKDIDEQYRRLPSVSIDTGVMERSSHAAMIPVDFQWSDVGNWSSIDEVAVRDRSGNVVSGKVVDLESRNSILFADRRVVATIGLQDMVVVDTPDATLVCPKDRSQDVKKIVEVLKKQQAPEHLEHVTVFRPWGSYTVLEEGPGYKVKRVTVNPGGRLSLQLHHKRSEHWVVIAGTARVTCGDKAYDLRIGQSTAIPLETRHRLENPGSDTLHIIEVQNGPYLGEDDIVRFQDDYGRLPSRPS from the coding sequence ATGCCTCAGCCGTCGAAGATTTTTGCCGTGATACTCGCGGGCGGGAGTGGAACACGATTTTGGCCGTTGAGTCGCCATTTGTATCCCAAGCAGCTGCTGCGCATCCTGGGTCATGAGACGATGATTCAGCAAACGATGCGTCGAGTGGTGGGATGCGTACCGCCGATTCAGGTCTTGATTTCGACGAACCCGCAACAGGCCGATTCCATCCGCGTGCAACTGAGCGACTGGAAAGAAGACCTGCAGCACAATTTTGTGGTCGAGCCGGAAGGGCGGAATACCGCGCCTGCAATCGGCCTTGCGGCGCTGGACATCATCCGTCGCGACCCCGATGGGATCATGTTGGTGCTGCCGGCGGATCATGTGGTGAAGCGCGAATCGCGCTTTCAGGCCGCGGTGACGTTGGGAGCGAAGTTGGCCGGTGCCGGGCACCTGGTGACGTTCGGGATCAAGCCCATCCGTCCCGAGACTGGCTACGGATATATTCAAGCCAATGAGAAGCGCGTGTTGGCACGGCACGGAAAGCTGTACGGGCATCCCGTGGCTCGGTTCGTGGAGAAACCCAATGCCGCCAAGGCAGCGCAGTATGTCAAGGCTGGAAACGTGTATTGGAATAGTGGGATGTTCGTCTGGCGAGCAGCGACCATTTTGGAGGAAATCGGGCGCTACCAGCCAGCGTTAGGAGCCGGACTTCGTAAGATCAAGGCGCTTCTCGACTCGGGAGCGTCCCAGAAAGACATCGACGAACAATACCGTCGCCTCCCGTCGGTGTCCATCGATACGGGGGTGATGGAACGGTCATCTCATGCCGCGATGATACCGGTCGACTTCCAGTGGTCGGATGTCGGCAACTGGAGCAGTATCGACGAGGTAGCGGTTCGCGATCGAAGCGGCAATGTCGTGAGCGGCAAGGTCGTGGATCTCGAAAGCCGCAACTCCATTCTGTTTGCGGATCGGCGGGTGGTGGCCACCATCGGCCTTCAGGACATGGTGGTCGTCGACACCCCGGATGCCACGCTCGTGTGCCCGAAAGACCGATCGCAGGACGTCAAGAAAATCGTCGAAGTCCTGAAAAAGCAACAAGCCCCGGAGCACCTGGAACACGTGACGGTCTTCCGGCCATGGGGCTCCTACACGGTGCTCGAAGAGGGGCCGGGCTATAAGGTGAAGCGCGTCACGGTCAATCCTGGCGGACGCTTGTCCCTACAACTGCATCACAAGCGCAGCGAACATTGGGTCGTGATTGCCGGCACGGCTCGCGTGACGTGCGGCGACAAGGCCTATGATCTCCGCATTGGGCAAAGCACGGCCATCCCCCTCGAAACGCGGCATCGGCTGGAGAATCCCGGGTCGGACACCCTCCATATCATCGAAGTGCAGAACGGACCCTATCTCGGCGAAGACGACATCGTACGCTTCCAGGACGATTATGGGCGCCTGCCCAGCCGTCCGTCGTGA
- a CDS encoding phosphomannomutase: MGLFREYDIRGVVGEDLTSDAAERIGRAYSTAARARGARTVSVGRDGRLSSPDLHQSLVKGLMTGGLNVIDVGVCATPLVYFSLHHLPVDGGIMITGSHNAAEYNGFKLCIGKSALHGDGIQELKRTIESGQYSVGKGTLSEHPIIPDYLAYLKQQFVHVDGSRLRVVVDAGNGAASLLAGQAIAQLGCRVTELYCDLDGRFPNHHPDPTMPENLKDLIRKVRDTGAHVGMGYDGDADRIGAVDEKGNILWGDRLMVVYARDILETKPGSTIISEVKASQHLYDDIQKRGGRPIMWKTGHSLIKAKMKEEHAALAGEMSGHMFFADRYFGYDDAIYASCRLIEILAKRKKPLSSLVADLPPSCVTPEIRVDCPDAVKFDLVKQVQSKLVAAAEARQPLGPSGLTIRDVVTIDGIRTIFNDGWGLIRASNTQPALVLRFEASSEAQLKSIRAAIEGELEEARRALSLS, from the coding sequence ATGGGACTTTTTCGTGAATATGACATTCGAGGAGTGGTCGGAGAGGATTTGACGAGCGACGCGGCGGAGCGGATCGGCCGCGCGTACAGTACTGCGGCAAGAGCTCGTGGTGCCCGGACGGTGAGTGTGGGGCGTGATGGCAGACTCAGCTCTCCGGACCTACATCAAAGTCTGGTCAAGGGATTAATGACCGGCGGACTCAACGTGATCGATGTCGGCGTCTGCGCGACCCCACTGGTCTACTTTTCGCTGCATCACCTCCCGGTCGATGGCGGCATCATGATCACCGGAAGTCACAATGCCGCGGAGTATAACGGATTCAAACTGTGTATCGGGAAGAGCGCGCTTCATGGTGACGGGATTCAGGAATTGAAGAGAACCATCGAGAGTGGGCAGTACTCTGTCGGCAAGGGAACTCTGTCGGAGCATCCAATCATCCCGGACTATCTCGCATACCTGAAGCAGCAGTTCGTACACGTGGATGGCAGTCGTCTTCGAGTCGTCGTGGATGCAGGAAATGGAGCGGCGTCCCTGCTGGCCGGCCAAGCGATCGCCCAACTTGGATGTCGGGTCACCGAGTTGTACTGCGATCTCGACGGTCGATTTCCTAATCATCATCCTGATCCGACCATGCCGGAAAACCTCAAGGATTTGATTAGGAAGGTGCGAGACACCGGCGCGCATGTCGGGATGGGGTACGATGGTGATGCCGATCGAATCGGGGCGGTCGACGAAAAGGGCAATATCCTGTGGGGCGACCGATTGATGGTCGTGTACGCGCGGGACATCCTTGAGACCAAGCCGGGCAGCACCATTATCTCAGAGGTAAAAGCCTCACAACATCTGTATGACGACATCCAGAAGCGAGGCGGCCGGCCGATCATGTGGAAAACGGGGCACTCGCTGATCAAGGCGAAGATGAAAGAGGAACACGCGGCCCTTGCCGGTGAGATGTCAGGGCACATGTTTTTTGCCGATCGTTACTTTGGGTACGACGATGCGATCTATGCGTCCTGCCGGTTGATCGAGATTCTAGCCAAGCGCAAGAAACCGTTGTCTTCCTTGGTCGCGGACTTGCCGCCCTCCTGCGTCACACCTGAGATTCGGGTCGATTGTCCGGATGCCGTGAAATTCGATCTGGTCAAACAGGTCCAGTCGAAACTGGTCGCCGCAGCCGAAGCACGGCAACCGTTGGGGCCCAGCGGACTAACGATTCGCGACGTCGTCACGATCGACGGCATTCGTACGATCTTCAACGACGGTTGGGGGCTTATTCGCGCCTCCAATACCCAGCCGGCCCTGGTCTTACGTTTTGAGGCCAGCTCTGAAGCGCAGCTGAAGTCCATTCGCGCGGCCATCGAAGGCGAGTTGGAGGAAGCACGGCGCGCACTGTCGCTCTCCTAG
- a CDS encoding UDP-phosphate galactose phosphotransferase has product MLRERSRQLLWRCMFTDIVALIVAFEAAYWIRGTALATLLAEWLPSPLMSSMRYDWMYGFIIPIWIGLLFSSGLYQPRRLNTFRRLPIDLIKVSGIGLFLLMGVTYLLKVPDISRIFLVTFAAFTVVTLMTGRLVIRALMRRSGRREFQWCNVIVVGTNEKALEFARQVASNDKWGFRLLGLVSENRVGSHELRIGDHDVLGSLDDLERICNSRVVDEVIFVVPGRMVHNLEDVFLMCEELGVNARIAVGMFPHLIARASLDELNQIPLLTFSTKPTNWVALGTKRAMDLVIGWTTVLIGLPLWIGIALAIKMDSEGPIFFSQERCGLNGRRFVMYKFRSMVADAERRLSEVAALNELRGPVFKSRKDPRITRVGRWLRHLSLDEFPQLINVIKGDMSIVGPRPPLQHEVDKYERWQRRRLSMKPGLTCLWAVRGRNRIPFEQWMAMDLEYIDEWSLWLDVQIMLLTVPVVLSGDGAS; this is encoded by the coding sequence ATGCTTAGGGAACGCTCGCGTCAATTATTGTGGCGGTGCATGTTCACCGACATCGTGGCGCTGATCGTGGCGTTTGAGGCCGCATACTGGATCCGCGGTACTGCCCTAGCGACACTGCTAGCTGAGTGGTTACCGAGTCCCCTGATGTCCTCCATGCGCTACGACTGGATGTATGGATTTATCATTCCGATATGGATCGGCCTTCTCTTTTCATCGGGTCTCTACCAGCCTCGCCGCCTCAACACCTTCAGGCGACTACCCATCGATCTCATCAAAGTCAGCGGGATCGGACTGTTCCTGCTCATGGGGGTGACGTATCTTCTGAAGGTACCGGATATCAGCCGCATTTTTCTCGTCACGTTTGCGGCCTTCACGGTGGTCACGTTGATGACCGGACGCTTGGTTATCCGCGCCCTGATGCGCCGTTCGGGGCGCCGTGAATTTCAATGGTGCAACGTCATTGTGGTAGGAACAAATGAAAAGGCGCTGGAGTTCGCCAGGCAGGTGGCGTCCAACGATAAGTGGGGATTCCGCCTTCTGGGTCTGGTTTCGGAGAATCGCGTGGGATCGCATGAATTGCGGATCGGGGATCATGACGTGCTCGGCTCACTCGATGACTTGGAGCGAATCTGCAATTCCAGAGTGGTTGACGAGGTCATTTTCGTCGTGCCAGGTCGGATGGTCCACAACCTCGAAGACGTCTTCCTCATGTGTGAGGAACTCGGTGTCAATGCACGGATCGCAGTCGGAATGTTTCCACATCTCATTGCCCGCGCATCCCTCGACGAGCTCAACCAGATCCCACTGTTGACGTTTAGCACGAAGCCGACGAATTGGGTCGCGCTCGGTACCAAGCGCGCAATGGACCTAGTGATCGGATGGACGACTGTCTTGATTGGTTTGCCCCTCTGGATCGGTATTGCGTTGGCGATCAAAATGGATTCCGAGGGCCCGATCTTTTTCAGTCAGGAGCGATGCGGGCTGAATGGTAGGCGGTTCGTGATGTACAAGTTCAGATCCATGGTTGCGGACGCCGAGCGACGGCTATCCGAGGTCGCCGCTCTCAATGAACTGCGCGGACCGGTCTTCAAGTCCCGCAAAGATCCGAGGATCACGAGAGTGGGCAGATGGTTAAGACATCTGAGTCTGGACGAGTTTCCCCAGCTGATCAACGTCATCAAGGGGGACATGTCCATCGTGGGGCCAAGGCCTCCGCTCCAACACGAAGTCGACAAGTACGAACGGTGGCAGCGCCGGCGATTGAGTATGAAACCGGGATTGACCTGTCTTTGGGCTGTGCGGGGACGCAACCGAATACCATTTGAGCAATGGATGGCCATGGATTTGGAATACATCGATGAATGGTCGCTGTGGCTGGACGTACAGATTATGCTCTTGACGGTCCCAGTCGTACTGTCGGGAGATGGGGCAAGCTGA
- a CDS encoding transport permease protein, producing MISQKLTPHRRILTNSPLAIFFSFWAHRELIWQMVKRDVIGRYRGSLVGLAWSFFNPILMLLVYTIVFSVVFKARWGGGLEDSKADFAMTLFTGMIVHGLFAECVNRAPGLILSNVNYVKKVLFPLEVLPWIALGSALFHASMNVLVLMLFYFVANLSIPPAILLLPVLFFPLSLLTIGVSWILASLGVYIRDIGHMMAMLTTIMLFLSPVFYPASALPEPYRAWLYANPLTFIIEQARNLVFWGGKPDWIGLAVYYAVSCLVAWLGLIWFQRTRKGFADVL from the coding sequence ATGATCAGCCAGAAACTCACTCCCCATCGAAGAATCCTGACCAATTCTCCGTTGGCGATTTTCTTTAGCTTTTGGGCGCATCGGGAACTGATTTGGCAGATGGTCAAACGCGATGTCATTGGGCGATATCGAGGGTCGCTCGTTGGTCTGGCCTGGTCCTTTTTCAATCCGATCTTGATGCTACTGGTGTATACGATCGTCTTCTCTGTGGTCTTTAAAGCCCGTTGGGGAGGCGGGCTCGAAGATAGCAAGGCGGATTTTGCGATGACCCTGTTCACGGGGATGATCGTGCACGGGTTGTTTGCAGAATGTGTCAACCGCGCCCCAGGGCTCATTCTTTCGAATGTGAATTACGTCAAGAAGGTGCTGTTTCCACTTGAGGTTCTACCGTGGATCGCTTTGGGCTCCGCGCTGTTTCACGCCTCGATGAACGTTCTAGTGCTCATGCTGTTCTATTTCGTGGCTAATCTCTCGATCCCTCCAGCTATCCTGCTGCTTCCAGTCCTGTTTTTCCCCCTCTCACTCTTGACGATCGGGGTCTCGTGGATACTGGCGTCCCTTGGCGTCTATATTCGCGACATTGGTCACATGATGGCGATGCTGACCACCATCATGCTGTTCTTGAGTCCCGTGTTTTATCCGGCCTCGGCGTTGCCAGAGCCGTATCGAGCCTGGCTCTATGCCAATCCGTTGACGTTCATCATCGAGCAAGCACGAAACCTTGTATTTTGGGGAGGCAAGCCGGATTGGATTGGTCTGGCGGTGTATTATGCCGTCAGCTGCCTGGTGGCATGGTTGGGCCTGATCTGGTTTCAACGCACCCGAAAGGGATTTGCTGATGTCCTCTAA
- a CDS encoding glycosyl transferase: MFGKLLRLALQNPSLTIKLAQPHRVKKALSMLWHDRNSLGHIFDWYQDLYGAGTSQAQSDQFVTEACAMTSKADVLVFPVIDWSYRHQRPQHLSLAMAERGYRVFYFSTVPMLAGDERSYRIIRRVAPSVFVCQLRAVQDKIDDMYRHAMDERVRDAYRDSLQALMRDVGLQSTISILHHPYWTPLVQSLGKTRIIYDCMDDHRAFHETSDPSMSQTEQSLILTADEVVTSSAYLHDRVGSIRPNTLIRNGCEFRLFSQTLEAPNGHESVAGYVGAISRWFDIQLIMLVAQLLPTWRFVLVGSTVGCDVQQAFGLRNIEFVGEVDYYRVPEYLSKFDVCMIPFKLTLLTMATNPVKVYEYLAAGKPVVATRLPELLLLPEQVRVASDAQEFAAQLCEARQTARDYVAIERRRAWAREQDWEARADVFESVMRGEVRSQ; encoded by the coding sequence ATGTTCGGTAAGCTCTTGCGTTTGGCGCTGCAGAATCCAAGCCTGACGATCAAGTTGGCACAGCCTCATCGTGTCAAGAAGGCGTTGTCCATGCTGTGGCATGATCGGAACAGCCTGGGCCACATTTTCGACTGGTACCAAGATCTCTACGGCGCGGGGACAAGTCAGGCGCAGTCGGATCAGTTCGTGACCGAAGCCTGCGCCATGACATCAAAAGCAGATGTTTTGGTTTTTCCGGTTATTGACTGGAGCTATCGCCACCAGCGCCCGCAGCATTTGAGTCTGGCAATGGCCGAGCGCGGCTATCGCGTGTTCTACTTCTCGACCGTTCCGATGCTGGCCGGTGATGAGCGCTCGTATCGAATCATCCGACGAGTGGCTCCGAGCGTGTTTGTCTGTCAGTTGAGGGCTGTCCAGGACAAGATCGATGATATGTATCGACATGCCATGGACGAGCGCGTACGAGATGCCTACCGCGATTCGTTGCAGGCATTGATGCGGGATGTGGGTCTGCAGTCGACGATCTCTATCCTTCATCATCCTTACTGGACTCCGCTAGTCCAGTCGTTGGGAAAGACACGTATTATCTACGATTGTATGGACGATCACCGCGCCTTTCATGAGACGAGTGATCCCTCCATGTCTCAAACCGAACAGAGCCTTATTCTTACGGCGGATGAGGTGGTGACGAGTTCGGCCTATTTGCACGACCGAGTCGGGAGTATTCGTCCAAATACCTTGATCCGTAACGGCTGTGAATTTCGTCTATTCAGCCAAACTTTGGAAGCGCCCAATGGCCACGAATCAGTGGCGGGATACGTGGGAGCCATTTCTCGATGGTTCGATATTCAGCTGATCATGCTAGTCGCACAACTGCTTCCGACCTGGCGTTTCGTGCTAGTTGGCTCAACCGTCGGATGCGACGTTCAGCAAGCGTTCGGCTTACGGAATATTGAATTCGTCGGGGAGGTCGACTATTACCGTGTGCCCGAGTACTTGAGCAAGTTTGATGTGTGCATGATCCCTTTCAAGCTGACACTACTGACGATGGCGACTAATCCCGTGAAAGTCTACGAATATCTAGCGGCCGGGAAGCCCGTGGTCGCCACGCGACTTCCGGAATTGCTCTTGCTCCCGGAGCAGGTGCGGGTGGCCAGCGACGCACAGGAGTTTGCAGCGCAGTTATGCGAAGCGCGACAGACAGCCCGAGATTATGTGGCGATTGAACGTAGACGAGCGTGGGCACGGGAGCAGGACTGGGAAGCTCGGGCCGACGTCTTCGAATCGGTCATGCGCGGTGAGGTTCGTAGTCAATGA